One region of Oncorhynchus nerka isolate Pitt River linkage group LG22, Oner_Uvic_2.0, whole genome shotgun sequence genomic DNA includes:
- the LOC115120150 gene encoding vesicle-associated membrane protein-associated protein A-like, whose amino-acid sequence MSKLEQIIVIEPPYDLKFKGPFTDVVTTNLKLKNPSDRKVCFKVKTTAPRRYCVRPNSGMIESGATVTVSVMLQPFDYDPNEKSKHKFMVQTIFAPSTATDMDAVWKDATPDDFMDSKLRCVFELPTDNDKMDDVDATKAAPVLNSNADGTSAPKPISASVDDSEMKKLMDECKRLQYDVGKLSDENRQLKDEGLRMRKAHRSDNIVSSSGAMMSKQHSSSSLPSLLVVIAAIFIGFFLGKFVL is encoded by the exons ATGTCTAAATTGGAGCAGATCATAGTTATTGAACCGCCGTATGATCTCAAATTTAAAG GTCCCTTCACAGATGTAGTGACCACAAACCTCAAGCTCAAAAATCCCTCTGACCGAAAAGTATGCTTCAAAGTGAAGACTACGGCACCTCGCCGGTACTGTGTAAGGCCCAACAGCGGCATGATTGAGTCAGGAgccactgtcactgtctctg TAATGCTGCAGCCCTTTGACTATGATCCCAATGAAAAAAGTAAACATAAATTCATGGTACAGACAATCTTTGCACCATCCACTGCTACAGACATGGATGCAGTG TGGAAAGATGCAACGCCAGATGATTTCATGGACTCCAAGCTGAGATGTGTGTTCGAACTGCCCACTGACAACGATAAAATG GATGATGTTGATGCAACCAAAGCTGCCCCCGTCCTCAACTCCAACGCTGACGGCACGTCGGCGCCCAAGCCAATCAGCGCGTCCGTGGACGACTCTGAGATGAAGAAACTGATGGACGAGTGCAAGAGGCTGCAGTATGATGTGGGCAAACTCTCAGACGAGAACAGACAACTCAAG GACGAGGGCCTGAGGATGAGGAAGGCCCACCGGTCAGACAACATAGTCTCCAGCTCGGGCGCCATGATGAGCAAACAGCATTCTTCCAGTTCCCTCCCCTCGCTACTGGTCGTCATAGCAGCCATCTTCATCGGATTCTTCCTAGGGAAGTTTGTCTTGTAG